Proteins encoded together in one Miscanthus floridulus cultivar M001 chromosome 16, ASM1932011v1, whole genome shotgun sequence window:
- the LOC136513317 gene encoding WEB family protein At2g38370-like, producing MAEVAAQRAVGVPAGGGDEQANLAAAAAAMRGRARGEVDTSSPFQSVRQAVDLFGGGAAAVSQWRHPQALPPVHLRPEEEELMKVEEQTVKLEMELFVKEKETFKVLKELQETKQVIDGLKVQIAKVTAEDTNAAKGHADTWIIHPLPAIEQKSSSHTEPPIQSTKGTQSPLTTLIKLNQAKAFLNTDTVNMLKSQIEKEKGSLEKTRERLQSNLGKASSLEADLTKTVAQLQAVKAPQPVLEPSEIWLQMKHLNAEKAKHKKVSEDLRNEICELTAAIEHTRSKKKTLQFRIVMAEKLKEASQRGESVALAEMKKLSNGRDLNATTSDVTLSVEEHSTFVLKAQEADRATRKKIDAAMQELDQANQCKLELLERVEEAMAAVETSRKALEEAQKREESENKAKLAAEETQRKLRSDQIIQNWRPINNSSVKFKNTALAPPRRAAGSGIYDVNGLSLVTTGPNNVKTVSIGQILSMKLDRELEMAKTTNTRKKVSLGQILSQKYEMFSPLRIDHDCGSRKQFQPRRKRMGFVVYALLLAKQRHRRRKACTHVGFS from the exons ATGGCGGAAGTGGCGGCGCAGCGCGCCGTCGGCGTCCCAGCAGGGGGCGGCGATGAGCAGGCGAaccttgcggcggcggcggcggcaatgcGGGGGCGCGCCCGTGGCGAGGTGGACACGTCGTCGCCGTTCCAGTCCGTGCGCCAGGCCGTCGACCTGTTCGGCGGCGGGGCGGCCGCCGTCTCCCAGTGGCGGCACCCGCAGGCGCTGCCGCCCGTCCACCTCCGCCCAGAG GAAGAAGAACTTATGAAAGTTGAGGAACAAACAGTGAAGCTGGAGATGGAACTTTTTGTTAAGGAAAAGGAAACATTTAAGGTCTTGAAAGAACTACAGGAAACAAAGCAGGTTATAGATGGCTTGAAAGTACAAATAGCGAAGGTAACAGCGGAGGACACAAATGCTGCAAAAGGCCATGCTGATACATGGATAATACATCCACTTCCTGCTATCGAACAAAAATCCAGTAGCCATACCGAGCCACCAATCCAGAGCACAAAAGGTACACAGTCCCCACTCACCACGTTGATCAAGCTGAATCAGGCAAAAGCATTCCTTAACACGGATACTGTCAACATGTTAAAGAGCCAGATAGAGAAGGAGAAAGGGTCACTTGAGAAAACCCGTGAAAGGTTACAATCCAACCTGGGGAAGGCTTCATCATTAGAAGCAGATTTGACCAAAACTGTTGCTCAGCTGCAAGCAGTAAAAGCGCCACAACCTGTCCTTGAGCCTTCTGAAATCTGGTTGCAGATGAAGCACTTGAATGCTGAGAAAGCGAAGCACAAGAAGGTGTCAGAGGATTTGAGAAACGAGATTTGTGAATTGACAGCTGCAATCGAGCACACAAGGTCTAAGAAAAAGACTCTGCAGTTCAGAATCGTCATGGCGGAGAAACTGAAGGAAGCTTCCCAACGTGGAGAATCTGTTGCTCTTGCAGAGATGAAAAAACTGAGCAACGGGCGGGACCTGAACGCCACCACTTCTGATGTCACACTCTCTGTTGAGGAGCACTCTACGTTTGTGCTCAAAGCACAAGAAGCAGATCGTGCCACTAGGAAGAAAATTGACGCAGCAATGCAAGAGCTCGATCAAGCAAACCAGTGTAAGCTAGAACTCTTGGAAAGAGTGGAGGAAGCAATGGCAGCTGTCGAGACGAGCAGGAAGGCTCTGGAGGAGGCGCAGAAGAGGGAGGAATCTGAAAACAAAGCCAAGCTTGCAGCTGAAGAGACGCAGCGAAAACTGCGGTCAGACCAAATAATCCAGAACTGGCGCCCGATCAACAACAGTTCTGTAAAATTCAAGAACACGGCACTGGCACCACCCCGGAGAGCAGCAGGCTCTGGGATATATGATGTGAACGGCCTGAGCCTGGTGACCACGGGCCCAAACAACGTGAAGACGGTGTCCATCGGACAGATCCTGAGCATGAAGCTGGACCGCGAGCTTGAAATGGCAAAGACCACGAACACGAGGAAGAAGGTTTCTCTCGGGCAGATCCTGAGCCAGAAGTACGAAATGTTCTCCCCGTTGCGGATAGACCACGACTGCGGTTCGCGCAAGCAGTTCCAGCCGAGGAGGAAGAGAATGGGGTTCGTCGTGTATGCGCTGCTGCTCGCGAAGCAGAGGCATAGGAGGAGGAAGGCCTGCACTCATGTGGGCTTCAGCTAG
- the LOC136512801 gene encoding DNA replication licensing factor MCM3 homolog 3, whose protein sequence is MDVNEEAMAAHKRAFLDFLDQDVGKGVYMQAVRDMVQNKRHRLIIGMDDLRNHNLDLARRVIRSPGEYMQPASDAVSEVARNLDPKFLKEGERVMVGFSGPFGFHRVTPRDLMSSFIGTMVCVEGIVTKCSLVRPKVVKSVHFCPVTGAFLSREYRDITSFVGLPTGSVYPTRDENGNLLVTEYGMCEYKDHQTLSMQEVPENSAPGQLPRTVDVIVEDDLVDCCKPGDRVSIVGVYKALPGKSKGSVSGVFRTVLIANNVSLLNKEANAPVYTREDLKRMKEISRRNDTLDVLGNSLAPSIYGHLWIKKAVILLMLGGVEKNLKNGTHLRGDINMMMVGDPSVAKSQLLRAVMNIAPLAISTTGRGSSGVGLTAAVTSDQETGERRLEAGAMVLADRGVVCIDEFDKMNDQDRVAIHEVMEQQTVTIAKAGIHASLNARCSVIAAANPIYGTYDRSLTPTKNIGLPDSLLSRFDLLFIVLDQMDPEIDRQISEHVARMHRYCTDDGGARSLDKDGTAEEDDGDAIFVKYDRMLHGQDRRRGKKAKQDRLTVKFVKKYIHYAKNLIQPKLTDEASDHIATSYAELRDGSANAKSGGGTLPITARTLETIIRLSTAHAKMKLRHEVLKSDVEAALQVLNFAIYHKELTEMEEREQREMEKKQQADHDAGATGGTEDGHGSSGNDPMDVDVGNTSNDQNVPAERIEAFEAILGQHVLANHIDQMSIDEIEQAVNRESTAPYTRSQVEFILERMQDKNRIMIRDGIVRII, encoded by the exons ATGGACGTCAACGAggaggccatggcggcgcacaaGCGCGCCTTCCTCGACTTCCTCGACCAAGAC GTCGGGAAGGGGGTTTACATGCAGGCCGTCCGCGACATGGTACAGAACAAGCGCCACCGCCTCATCATCGGCATGGACGACCTCCGCAATCACAACCTCGATCTCGCCCGCAG GGTGATTCGGAGCCCCGGGGAGTATATGCAGCCGGCGTCGGACGCGGTGTCGGAGGTGGCAAGGAACCTGGATCCCAAGTTTTTGAAGGAAGGGGAGCGCGTGATGGTGGGCTTCTCGGGGCCGTTCGGGTTCCACAGGGTCACGCCCAGGGATCTCATGTCCTCCTTCATCGGCACCATGGTCTGCGTTGAGGGCATCGTCACCAAAT GCTCGTTGGTAAGGCCAAAAGTTGTTAAGAGTGTTCACTTCTGCCCTGTGACTGGGGCCTTTCTCTCGCGTGAATACAGGGACATCACTTCATTTGTAGGCTTGCCTACTGGCTCTGTTTATCCAACAAGG GATGAGAATGGTAACTTGTTGGTCACCGAGTATGGAATGTGTGAATACAAGGATCACCAGACATTGTCGATGCAAGAAGTGCCTGAAAATTCTGCACCTGGACAGCTCCCAAGAACTGTCGATGTTATTGTAGAAGATGATCTTGTAGATTGTTGCAAACCTGGCGACCGTGTCTCAATTGTCGGTGTATACAAGGCTCTACCAGGGAAAAGCAAGGGAAGTGTTAGTGGTGTGTTCAG AACTGTCCTTATTGCAAATAATGTGTCGCTTCTTAACAAAGAGGCAAATGCGCCTGTCTATACTCGGGAAGATCTGAAGCGGATGAAAGAAATATCAAGGAGAAATGACACCTTGGACGTGCTGGGAAACTCACTTGCTCCATCCATATATGGTCATCTATGGATAAAGAAGGCAGTAATACTATTGATGCTTGGTGGCGTTGAGAAGAATCTAAAAAATGGAACTCACTTGAGAGG AGATATAAACATGATGATGGTGGGAGATCCTTCAGTTGCCAAGTCCCAGCTCCTAAGAGCTGTCATGAACATTGCCCCTTTGGCTATCTCAACAACTGGCAGGGGTTCCTCTGGTGTTGGTTTGACTGCTGCTGTGACTTCTGATCAAGAGACTG GGGAAAGAAGGCTTGAAGCTGGTGCCATGGTTCTTGCTGATCGTGGTGTTGTCTGCATTGATGAGTTTGATAAAATGAATGATCAAGACCGAGTTGCTATTCATGAAGTCATGGAGCAGCAAACTGTAACCATTGCAAAGGCAGGAATACATGCCTCGCTAAATGCGAGATGTAGTGTAATTGCTGCAGCAAATCCAATATATGGAACT TATGATCGATCGTTGACGCCAACAAAGAATATTGGGCTTCCTGATTCACTGCTTTCCCGTTTTGATTTACTTTTTATTGTTCTTGATCAAATGGATCCTGAGATTGACCGGCAAATTTCGGAACACGTTGCTCGAATGCATAGATATTGCACTGATGATGGAG GAGCAAGGTCTCTTGATAAAGATGGAACTGCTGAAGAAGATGATGGTGATGCTATTTTTGTTAAGTATGATAGGATGCTCCATGGTCAGGATAGAAGAAGAGGAAAGAAAGCTAAGCAGGATAGGCTAACTGTCAAATTTGTGAAGAAATATATTCATTATGCGAAGAACCTTATTCAACCAAAGCTCACTGATGAG GCATCTGATCATATTGCAACTTCATATGCTGAGCTCAGGGATGGTAGTGCAAATGCAAAG TCCGGTGGAGGTACACTTCCAATTACAGCAAGGACACTGGAAACCATAATCCGTCTATCCACAGCTCATGCCAAGATGAAACTGAGACATGAG GTTCTGAAATCCGATGTTGAGGCTGCATTGCAAGTTCTAAATTTTGCAATATACCACAAGGAATTGACTGAGATGGAAGAGCGTGAACAGAGAGAAATGGAGAAGAAACAGCAAGCTGATCATGATGCAGGTGCAACTGGTGGCACTGAGGATGGGCATGGAAG CTCTGGAAATGATCCAATGGATGTGGATGTAGGAAACACTTCAAATGATCAGAATGTTCCTGCAGAGAG AATTGAAGCCTTCGAAGCAATTCTGGGTCAGCATGTGTTGGCAAACCATATAGATCAAATGTCAATTGATGAAATTGAGCAGGCGGTTAATAGGGAGTCAACTGCACCTTACACCAGAAGCCAAGTTGAGTTTATTTTGGAG AGGATGCAAGATAAAAACAGGATAATGATACGAGATGGTATTGTTCGAATCATATAA
- the LOC136513318 gene encoding CBL-interacting protein kinase 28-like produces MEDRSVLMERYEIGRLLGQGTFAKVYYARNLATGQTVAIKMIDKDKIMRTGLMDQIKREILIMRMVRHPNVLQLFEVMATKNKIYFVLEYAKGGELFNKIAKGKLTEEAARKYFQQLISAVDYCHSRGVYHRDLKPENLLLDENETLKVSDFGLSALAESKRQDGLLHTACGTPAYVAPEVLSRKGYSGAKADVWSCGVILFVLVANYLPFHDKNLVEMYKKISKAEYRCPRYFSVALKELLYGILDPDPNIRMSTSRIKRSPWYRKPIGMAALKNVTSDKTFGLTGDVDSEKNQGSLSLTNLNAFDIISLSTGFDLSALFDEKHGQKEAWFTSKESAAAVFATLNELARRLKLKFTYKDNGVLNLATTKEGRKGMLELDAEIFEIAPSFLLVELKKTNGDTLEYQKMMKDDIRPSLKNIVWAWQGDQQQTRILRQAEQQQQSPLPPLSPFPPQQS; encoded by the coding sequence ATGGAAGACAGGAGTGTTTTGATGGAACGGTATGAAATTGGGAGACTCTTAGGGCAAGGGACCTTTGCAAAGGTATATTATGCCCGTAATCTTGCTACTGGTCAGACCGTTGCCATAAAAATGATCGATAAGGACAAGATTATGAGGACTGGTCTCATGGACCAGATAAAAAGGGAGATATTGATAATGAGGATGGTAAGGCATCCGAACGTTCTGCAGCTTTTCGAGGTAATGGCTACCAAGAACAAGATTTACTTTGTTCTGGAGTACGCCAAAGGCGGTGAGCTTTTCAACAAGATCGCAAAGGGGAAGCTTACCGAGGAGGCTGCGAGGAAATATTTTCAACAGTTGATCAGTGCTGTTGACTATTGCCATAGCCGAGGTGTTTATCATCGTGACCTGAAGCCTGAGAACCTGCTGCTGGATGAGAATGAAACCCTCAAGGTCTCTGATTTTGGTTTAAGTGCCTTAGCTGAGTCGAAGAGACAAGATGGTCTACTCCACACTGCATGTGGTACTCCGGCTTATGTTGCTCCTGAAGTGCTCAGCAGGAAAGGCTACAGTGGTGCAAAGGCAGATGTGTGGTCTTGTGGAGTAATTTTGTTTGTGCTTGTGGCCAATTATCTTCCTTTCCATGATAAAAATCTCGTAGAGATGTATAAGAAAATTTCAAAAGCTGAGTACAGATGTCCTCGTTATTTTTCTGTGGCGTTGAAGGAGCTCCTTTATGGAATCCTTGATCCAGATCCCAATATCAGGATGTCCACCTCAAGGATAAAGAGAAGTCCTTGGTACAGGAAGCCCATTGGGATGGCAGCACTGAAAAATGTAACTTCTGACAAGACCTTTGGCTTGACGGGTGATGTTGATTCCGAGAAAAATCAAGGATCATTGAGCCTGACGAACTTGAATGCATTCGACATCATTTCCCTCTCTACAGGATTTGATCTATCCGCCTTATTTGATGAGAAACATGGCCAAAAGGAGGCATGGTTTACTTCCAAGGAGTCAGCAGCAGCTGTCTTTGCGACGCTGAACGAACTGGCCAGACGTTTGAAGCTTAAATTTACATACAAAGACAATGGTGTGTTGAATTTGGCCACAACCAAGGAAGGAAGAAAGGGCATGCTTGAGCTTGATGCTGAGATATTTGAGATTGCTCCTTCTTTTCTACTAGTCGAGTTAAAGAAGACCAATGGCGACACATTGGAGTACCAGAAGATGATGAAAGATGACATTAGACCATCACTTAAGAATATTGTTTGGGCATGGCAAGGTGATCAGCAACAGACACGTATACTTAGACAGGCAGAACAGCAGCAGCAGTCGCCACTTCCACCATTGTCACCATTTCCACCACAGCAGTCATAG